The following are encoded together in the Meriones unguiculatus strain TT.TT164.6M chromosome 16, Bangor_MerUng_6.1, whole genome shotgun sequence genome:
- the Il1r1 gene encoding interleukin-1 receptor type 1 isoform X2, with protein MENMKVLLGLLCFIAPLLSLETDECKEYPNQIILFSSVNEIDIRDCPLTPNEKHGTISWYKNDSQTPISEEQASRVHQKNEHLWFVPAKAEDSGHYYCIVRNSTHCLKTKITVKVLENDPGLCYNAQATFPQRLHIAGDGSLVCPYLDFFKDENNELPEVQWYKNCEPLPLDNVSFFGVKNKLMVRNVAEEHGGSYTCRVSYTHLGKQYPATRVIKFITIGENKSDRPVIVSPRNETLEAEPGSTLQLICNVTGQFTDLVYWKWNGSEIEMDHPLLAEDYQLVEHPSIERKYALMTILNISDVQSQFYQYPFICIVRNTNVLESAYIQLVSPVPDFKNYLIGTFVILTATIICCVFIYKIFKVDIVLWYRDSCSDFLPPKASDGKTYDAYILYPKTVREGASSSLDTFVFKLLPEVLEGQFGYKLFIYGRDDQAGEDTIDVTNENVRKSRRLIIILLRDMGGFSWLPQSSEEQIAIYNALIREGIKVVLLELEKIQDYEKMPESIQFIKQKHGAICWSGDFKERPPSAKTRFWKHLRYRMPVHRRPPLSRHSLLRPGPVPDAKERLQAETHLPLG; from the exons GAGAATATGAAAGTGCTACTTGGGCTCCTTTGTTTCATCGCCCCTCTGCTGTCACTGGAGACTG ATGAATGTAAAGAATATCCAAAccagataattttattttcatctgtAAATGAAATTGATATTCGAGATTGTCCTCTTACTCCAAATGAAAAGCACGGCACGATAAGTTGGTATAAAAATGACAGCCAGACACCCATATCAGAGGAGCAGGCCTCCAGGGTTCACCAGAAGAACGAGCATCTTTGGTTTGTTCCTGCCAAGGCCGAGGACTCGGGACATTACTATTGTATAGTAAG aaaCTCAACTCACTGCCTCAAAACTAAAATAACCGTGAAGGTTTTAGAGAATGACCCTGGCTTGTGTTACAATGCCCAAGCCACCTTCCCACAGAGACTCCACATTGCAGGCGACGGAAGTCTTGTGTGCCcttatttggatttttttaaagatgaaaataatgAGTTACCCGAAGTTCAGTGGTATAAG AACTGTGAGCCTCTGCCTCTCGACAACGTAAGCTTCTTCGGAGTGAAAAACAAACTGATGGTGAGGAACGTGGCTGAAGAGCACGGAGGGAGCTACACCTGCCGCGTGTCCTACACCCACCTGGGGAAGCAGTACCCCGCCACCCGGGTGATAAAGTTCATCACCATCG GTGAGAACAAGAGCGACCGACCTGTGATTGTGAGCCCGCGGAACGAGACGCTGGAAGCAGAGCCAG GGTCCACGCTGCAGCTGATCTGCAACGTCACAGGCCAGTTCACGGATCTTGTCTACTGGAAGTGGAACGGGTCGGAAATTGAAATGGACCACCCACTCCTAGCCGAGGACTATCAGCT TGTGGAGCATCCTTCCATCGAAAGAAAGTACGCGCTCATGACAATACTTAACATTTCAGACGTGCAAAGCCAGTTTTATCAGTATCCGTTCATCTGCATCGTCAGGAACACCAATGTTCTAGAGTCAGCGTACATCCAGTTAGTAAGCCCAG tcCCTGATTTCAAGAATTACCTCATTGGGACCTTTGTCATTCTAACGGCTACAATTATATGCTGTGTTTTCATCTATAAAATCTTCAAGGTTGATATTGTGCTCTGGTACAGGGACTCCTGCTCTGATTTTCTCCCCCCAAAAG CGTCAGATGGAAAGACCTACGATGCATACATACTCTATCCTAAGACTGTCAGAGAGGGAGCCTCCTCGAGCCTGGACACTTTCGTGTTTAAGCTGCTGCCTGAGGTCTTGGAGGGGCAGTTTGGGTACAAGCTGTTCATTTACGGAAGGGATGACCAAGCTGGAGAAG ATACTATCGATGTTACTAATGAAAACGTAAGGAAAAGCAGGAGGCTGATTATCATTTTACTGAGGGACATGGGAGGCTTCAGCTGGCTGCCTCAGTCGTCTGAAGAACAAATAGCCATCTATAACGCTCTCATCCGGGAAGGGATTAAAGTTGTCCTGCTTGAGTTGGAGAAAATCCAAGACTATGAGAAAATGCCAGAGTCGATCCAATTCATTAAGCAGAAACATGGAGCTATTTGCTGGTCTGGAGACTTTAAAGAGAGACCGCCATCCGCCAAGACCAGGTTCTGGAAACACTTGAGGTACCGCATGCCAGTGCACCGGCGACCCCCGCTGTCTAGACACAGCTTGCTACGCCCGGGGCCTGTGCCGGATGCCAAGGAGAGGCTGCAGGCAGAGACGCACTTACCTCTCGGCTAG
- the Il1r1 gene encoding interleukin-1 receptor type 1 isoform X1: MTCISFGENMKVLLGLLCFIAPLLSLETDECKEYPNQIILFSSVNEIDIRDCPLTPNEKHGTISWYKNDSQTPISEEQASRVHQKNEHLWFVPAKAEDSGHYYCIVRNSTHCLKTKITVKVLENDPGLCYNAQATFPQRLHIAGDGSLVCPYLDFFKDENNELPEVQWYKNCEPLPLDNVSFFGVKNKLMVRNVAEEHGGSYTCRVSYTHLGKQYPATRVIKFITIGENKSDRPVIVSPRNETLEAEPGSTLQLICNVTGQFTDLVYWKWNGSEIEMDHPLLAEDYQLVEHPSIERKYALMTILNISDVQSQFYQYPFICIVRNTNVLESAYIQLVSPVPDFKNYLIGTFVILTATIICCVFIYKIFKVDIVLWYRDSCSDFLPPKASDGKTYDAYILYPKTVREGASSSLDTFVFKLLPEVLEGQFGYKLFIYGRDDQAGEDTIDVTNENVRKSRRLIIILLRDMGGFSWLPQSSEEQIAIYNALIREGIKVVLLELEKIQDYEKMPESIQFIKQKHGAICWSGDFKERPPSAKTRFWKHLRYRMPVHRRPPLSRHSLLRPGPVPDAKERLQAETHLPLG; the protein is encoded by the exons GAGAATATGAAAGTGCTACTTGGGCTCCTTTGTTTCATCGCCCCTCTGCTGTCACTGGAGACTG ATGAATGTAAAGAATATCCAAAccagataattttattttcatctgtAAATGAAATTGATATTCGAGATTGTCCTCTTACTCCAAATGAAAAGCACGGCACGATAAGTTGGTATAAAAATGACAGCCAGACACCCATATCAGAGGAGCAGGCCTCCAGGGTTCACCAGAAGAACGAGCATCTTTGGTTTGTTCCTGCCAAGGCCGAGGACTCGGGACATTACTATTGTATAGTAAG aaaCTCAACTCACTGCCTCAAAACTAAAATAACCGTGAAGGTTTTAGAGAATGACCCTGGCTTGTGTTACAATGCCCAAGCCACCTTCCCACAGAGACTCCACATTGCAGGCGACGGAAGTCTTGTGTGCCcttatttggatttttttaaagatgaaaataatgAGTTACCCGAAGTTCAGTGGTATAAG AACTGTGAGCCTCTGCCTCTCGACAACGTAAGCTTCTTCGGAGTGAAAAACAAACTGATGGTGAGGAACGTGGCTGAAGAGCACGGAGGGAGCTACACCTGCCGCGTGTCCTACACCCACCTGGGGAAGCAGTACCCCGCCACCCGGGTGATAAAGTTCATCACCATCG GTGAGAACAAGAGCGACCGACCTGTGATTGTGAGCCCGCGGAACGAGACGCTGGAAGCAGAGCCAG GGTCCACGCTGCAGCTGATCTGCAACGTCACAGGCCAGTTCACGGATCTTGTCTACTGGAAGTGGAACGGGTCGGAAATTGAAATGGACCACCCACTCCTAGCCGAGGACTATCAGCT TGTGGAGCATCCTTCCATCGAAAGAAAGTACGCGCTCATGACAATACTTAACATTTCAGACGTGCAAAGCCAGTTTTATCAGTATCCGTTCATCTGCATCGTCAGGAACACCAATGTTCTAGAGTCAGCGTACATCCAGTTAGTAAGCCCAG tcCCTGATTTCAAGAATTACCTCATTGGGACCTTTGTCATTCTAACGGCTACAATTATATGCTGTGTTTTCATCTATAAAATCTTCAAGGTTGATATTGTGCTCTGGTACAGGGACTCCTGCTCTGATTTTCTCCCCCCAAAAG CGTCAGATGGAAAGACCTACGATGCATACATACTCTATCCTAAGACTGTCAGAGAGGGAGCCTCCTCGAGCCTGGACACTTTCGTGTTTAAGCTGCTGCCTGAGGTCTTGGAGGGGCAGTTTGGGTACAAGCTGTTCATTTACGGAAGGGATGACCAAGCTGGAGAAG ATACTATCGATGTTACTAATGAAAACGTAAGGAAAAGCAGGAGGCTGATTATCATTTTACTGAGGGACATGGGAGGCTTCAGCTGGCTGCCTCAGTCGTCTGAAGAACAAATAGCCATCTATAACGCTCTCATCCGGGAAGGGATTAAAGTTGTCCTGCTTGAGTTGGAGAAAATCCAAGACTATGAGAAAATGCCAGAGTCGATCCAATTCATTAAGCAGAAACATGGAGCTATTTGCTGGTCTGGAGACTTTAAAGAGAGACCGCCATCCGCCAAGACCAGGTTCTGGAAACACTTGAGGTACCGCATGCCAGTGCACCGGCGACCCCCGCTGTCTAGACACAGCTTGCTACGCCCGGGGCCTGTGCCGGATGCCAAGGAGAGGCTGCAGGCAGAGACGCACTTACCTCTCGGCTAG
- the Il1r1 gene encoding interleukin-1 receptor type 1 isoform X3 produces the protein MKVLLGLLCFIAPLLSLETDECKEYPNQIILFSSVNEIDIRDCPLTPNEKHGTISWYKNDSQTPISEEQASRVHQKNEHLWFVPAKAEDSGHYYCIVRNSTHCLKTKITVKVLENDPGLCYNAQATFPQRLHIAGDGSLVCPYLDFFKDENNELPEVQWYKNCEPLPLDNVSFFGVKNKLMVRNVAEEHGGSYTCRVSYTHLGKQYPATRVIKFITIGENKSDRPVIVSPRNETLEAEPGSTLQLICNVTGQFTDLVYWKWNGSEIEMDHPLLAEDYQLVEHPSIERKYALMTILNISDVQSQFYQYPFICIVRNTNVLESAYIQLVSPVPDFKNYLIGTFVILTATIICCVFIYKIFKVDIVLWYRDSCSDFLPPKASDGKTYDAYILYPKTVREGASSSLDTFVFKLLPEVLEGQFGYKLFIYGRDDQAGEDTIDVTNENVRKSRRLIIILLRDMGGFSWLPQSSEEQIAIYNALIREGIKVVLLELEKIQDYEKMPESIQFIKQKHGAICWSGDFKERPPSAKTRFWKHLRYRMPVHRRPPLSRHSLLRPGPVPDAKERLQAETHLPLG, from the exons ATGAAAGTGCTACTTGGGCTCCTTTGTTTCATCGCCCCTCTGCTGTCACTGGAGACTG ATGAATGTAAAGAATATCCAAAccagataattttattttcatctgtAAATGAAATTGATATTCGAGATTGTCCTCTTACTCCAAATGAAAAGCACGGCACGATAAGTTGGTATAAAAATGACAGCCAGACACCCATATCAGAGGAGCAGGCCTCCAGGGTTCACCAGAAGAACGAGCATCTTTGGTTTGTTCCTGCCAAGGCCGAGGACTCGGGACATTACTATTGTATAGTAAG aaaCTCAACTCACTGCCTCAAAACTAAAATAACCGTGAAGGTTTTAGAGAATGACCCTGGCTTGTGTTACAATGCCCAAGCCACCTTCCCACAGAGACTCCACATTGCAGGCGACGGAAGTCTTGTGTGCCcttatttggatttttttaaagatgaaaataatgAGTTACCCGAAGTTCAGTGGTATAAG AACTGTGAGCCTCTGCCTCTCGACAACGTAAGCTTCTTCGGAGTGAAAAACAAACTGATGGTGAGGAACGTGGCTGAAGAGCACGGAGGGAGCTACACCTGCCGCGTGTCCTACACCCACCTGGGGAAGCAGTACCCCGCCACCCGGGTGATAAAGTTCATCACCATCG GTGAGAACAAGAGCGACCGACCTGTGATTGTGAGCCCGCGGAACGAGACGCTGGAAGCAGAGCCAG GGTCCACGCTGCAGCTGATCTGCAACGTCACAGGCCAGTTCACGGATCTTGTCTACTGGAAGTGGAACGGGTCGGAAATTGAAATGGACCACCCACTCCTAGCCGAGGACTATCAGCT TGTGGAGCATCCTTCCATCGAAAGAAAGTACGCGCTCATGACAATACTTAACATTTCAGACGTGCAAAGCCAGTTTTATCAGTATCCGTTCATCTGCATCGTCAGGAACACCAATGTTCTAGAGTCAGCGTACATCCAGTTAGTAAGCCCAG tcCCTGATTTCAAGAATTACCTCATTGGGACCTTTGTCATTCTAACGGCTACAATTATATGCTGTGTTTTCATCTATAAAATCTTCAAGGTTGATATTGTGCTCTGGTACAGGGACTCCTGCTCTGATTTTCTCCCCCCAAAAG CGTCAGATGGAAAGACCTACGATGCATACATACTCTATCCTAAGACTGTCAGAGAGGGAGCCTCCTCGAGCCTGGACACTTTCGTGTTTAAGCTGCTGCCTGAGGTCTTGGAGGGGCAGTTTGGGTACAAGCTGTTCATTTACGGAAGGGATGACCAAGCTGGAGAAG ATACTATCGATGTTACTAATGAAAACGTAAGGAAAAGCAGGAGGCTGATTATCATTTTACTGAGGGACATGGGAGGCTTCAGCTGGCTGCCTCAGTCGTCTGAAGAACAAATAGCCATCTATAACGCTCTCATCCGGGAAGGGATTAAAGTTGTCCTGCTTGAGTTGGAGAAAATCCAAGACTATGAGAAAATGCCAGAGTCGATCCAATTCATTAAGCAGAAACATGGAGCTATTTGCTGGTCTGGAGACTTTAAAGAGAGACCGCCATCCGCCAAGACCAGGTTCTGGAAACACTTGAGGTACCGCATGCCAGTGCACCGGCGACCCCCGCTGTCTAGACACAGCTTGCTACGCCCGGGGCCTGTGCCGGATGCCAAGGAGAGGCTGCAGGCAGAGACGCACTTACCTCTCGGCTAG